Proteins encoded in a region of the Gemmatimonadaceae bacterium genome:
- a CDS encoding thiamine pyrophosphate-dependent enzyme, with the protein MATSTATLLVERLSAWGVDTIFGLPGDGVNGIFEALRTHEKRIRFVQVRHEEAAAFAACGYAKYTGRLGVCLATSGPGGIHLLNGLYDAKCDGQPVLAITGHTFHDLIGTHYQQDVDLDKLFIDVAAYNQRVMGPAHVVNVVDEAIKTALARRTVAHITIPKDVQDWSLDDQPRSSANVMKHSADLFAGAFPVPPEQLLRRAADIINDGKRVAILAGRGCLGARDEVLELAEKIGAPIVKPLLGKAVVPDDSPYTTGGIGLLGTAPSQDALTECDTLLIAGTSFPYIEFYPKPGEAQAIQIDIDPSRIGVRYPVEVGLVGDCRTVLAALTPCVERKRHRGFLEESQKRMKDWRKLMKDRGTRSDMPMKPQVVTYELNKLLDDDAIVSADSGTIATWAARYIDVRDRMQFSLSGSLATMANGLPYSIGAAIAYPQRQVVCVVGDGGFTMLMGELATLVKYDLRVKVIIIKNNVLGEIKWEQLVMEGNPQFGVELQPIDFAAYAKACGAGGFTIEKPKEAASVLREALEYAGPAVVQAVVDPNEPPFPGKISTKQALHFAEALARGERKRWDIIKTVLEDKVREVT; encoded by the coding sequence ATGGCGACATCGACAGCCACGCTGCTTGTCGAGCGGCTCAGTGCGTGGGGCGTGGACACCATATTTGGCCTCCCGGGTGACGGCGTCAACGGAATCTTCGAGGCCCTTCGCACGCACGAGAAACGGATCCGCTTTGTGCAGGTCAGGCACGAAGAGGCTGCTGCATTTGCTGCGTGCGGCTACGCCAAATACACCGGGCGCCTCGGTGTCTGTCTCGCGACATCGGGTCCCGGCGGTATCCATCTTCTGAACGGATTGTACGACGCCAAGTGCGATGGCCAACCGGTACTCGCGATTACCGGGCACACGTTTCACGATCTCATCGGTACGCACTATCAGCAGGATGTCGATCTCGACAAGCTCTTCATCGACGTGGCAGCGTACAATCAGCGCGTGATGGGGCCGGCTCACGTCGTCAACGTTGTCGACGAAGCGATCAAGACCGCGCTCGCGCGTCGCACCGTCGCGCACATTACGATCCCGAAGGACGTTCAGGATTGGTCGCTCGATGATCAGCCGCGGTCGAGTGCCAACGTCATGAAGCACAGCGCCGATCTCTTCGCGGGGGCGTTCCCCGTCCCACCGGAACAACTGCTCCGCCGCGCGGCCGACATCATCAACGATGGAAAGCGCGTCGCTATTCTCGCCGGACGCGGATGCCTCGGCGCGCGCGACGAGGTGCTCGAACTCGCCGAGAAGATCGGCGCGCCGATCGTCAAGCCATTGTTGGGCAAAGCGGTCGTGCCGGACGATAGCCCGTACACGACTGGCGGTATCGGCTTGCTCGGCACCGCGCCGTCGCAGGATGCTTTAACAGAGTGTGACACGCTGCTTATCGCCGGCACCAGCTTTCCTTATATCGAGTTCTATCCGAAGCCCGGCGAGGCGCAGGCGATCCAGATCGACATCGACCCGAGCCGCATCGGCGTTCGCTATCCGGTGGAGGTCGGTCTCGTCGGCGACTGTCGCACGGTACTCGCCGCGCTCACGCCGTGCGTCGAGCGCAAGCGTCATCGCGGGTTCCTCGAGGAGTCGCAGAAGAGAATGAAGGATTGGCGGAAGCTCATGAAGGACCGCGGCACGCGCTCCGACATGCCGATGAAGCCGCAGGTCGTGACGTACGAGCTGAATAAACTGCTCGACGACGACGCGATCGTCTCCGCCGACAGTGGCACGATAGCGACATGGGCAGCGCGTTACATCGACGTGCGCGATCGCATGCAGTTCTCGCTCTCGGGATCGCTCGCGACGATGGCGAACGGCCTGCCGTACAGCATCGGCGCGGCCATCGCGTATCCGCAGCGCCAAGTCGTCTGTGTCGTCGGCGATGGCGGCTTCACGATGCTCATGGGCGAGCTGGCTACTCTGGTCAAGTACGATCTGCGGGTCAAGGTGATCATCATCAAGAACAACGTGCTTGGCGAGATCAAGTGGGAGCAGTTGGTAATGGAAGGAAATCCGCAGTTCGGCGTCGAGCTGCAACCGATCGATTTCGCGGCATACGCCAAGGCGTGCGGCGCTGGAGGTTTCACAATCGAGAAACCGAAGGAAGCGGCATCGGTGCTGCGTGAGGCACTCGAGTACGCGGGGCCGGCGGTCGTGCAGGCGGTAGTCGACCCTAACGAGCCTCCGTTCCCGGGAAAGATCTCGACCAAGCAAGCGCTCCACTTCGCTGAGGCGCTCGCGCGGGGCGAACGCAAGCGATGGGACATCATCAAAACGGTGCTCGAGGACAAAGTGCGGGAGGTCACGTAG
- a CDS encoding SDR family oxidoreductase codes for MPNADGRRDVIVVTGASAGLGRAIVERFARDGAAIGLIARGRPRLESAREAVEAVGGRGLVLPLDVANAEAVEQAAQTVEDEFGPIDAWINNAMVSVYSPIREMSADEFRRVTEVTYLGYVHGTLAALRRMLPRDRGIIIQVGSALAHRSIPLQSAYCAAKHAIMGFHESLLSELVHDGSHVRSTMVQMPAMNTPQFEWAKSRLPHKTQPVPPIFQPEVGADAVHYAVRTNVGRELLVAWPTVKAVIGEKLVPGYIDRRLGRTGYASEQSGEPADPTRPNNLWEPVAGPYGAHGRFDDRAKRASAELRLVKLRPWLALAGAALTGVALGAFSKRER; via the coding sequence ATGCCTAACGCTGATGGAAGACGCGACGTCATCGTCGTCACCGGCGCCTCTGCCGGGCTCGGACGCGCCATCGTCGAGCGATTCGCACGAGACGGCGCCGCGATCGGGCTCATCGCTCGCGGACGCCCGCGCCTCGAGAGCGCCCGCGAAGCAGTCGAGGCTGTTGGTGGACGTGGGCTCGTGTTGCCCCTCGACGTTGCCAACGCCGAGGCCGTCGAGCAAGCGGCGCAGACCGTGGAAGACGAGTTCGGACCGATCGATGCCTGGATCAACAACGCGATGGTCTCCGTCTACTCGCCGATCAGGGAGATGTCCGCGGACGAGTTCCGTCGCGTCACCGAAGTAACGTACCTCGGCTACGTGCACGGAACGCTCGCGGCGCTTCGACGAATGCTGCCGCGCGATCGCGGCATCATCATCCAGGTTGGATCGGCCCTCGCGCACCGCAGCATCCCGCTCCAGTCGGCGTACTGCGCCGCCAAGCACGCGATCATGGGCTTTCATGAGTCCTTGTTGAGCGAGCTCGTACACGACGGCAGCCACGTTCGCTCGACGATGGTGCAAATGCCGGCGATGAACACGCCGCAGTTCGAGTGGGCCAAGAGCCGGTTGCCGCACAAGACACAGCCGGTGCCCCCGATCTTTCAGCCCGAGGTCGGTGCGGACGCCGTGCATTACGCCGTACGCACGAATGTCGGTCGGGAACTGCTCGTCGCCTGGCCGACGGTGAAAGCCGTGATCGGGGAGAAGCTCGTGCCCGGCTACATCGATCGACGTCTCGGGCGCACCGGCTACGCCAGCGAACAGAGTGGCGAGCCGGCTGATCCAACTCGGCCGAATAACCTGTGGGAGCCGGTGGCCGGACCGTACGGAGCGCACGGTCGCTTCGACGACCGCGCGAAGCGCGCGAGCGCGGAGCTCCGCCTCGTCAAGCTCCGTCCATGGCTCGCGCTCGCCGGCGCTGCGCTCACGGGCGTTGCGCTCGGCGCGTTCTCGAAGCGCGAGCGCTGA
- a CDS encoding enolase C-terminal domain-like protein encodes MFTVGAASGAAVEQVAVSAYRIPTDQPNESDGTLVWDATTLVLVEVKSGGVTGLGYTYADEATARLIDDTLADLVRGMDAMATAANWKCLVAKVRNLGRSGVASMAISAIDNALWDLKARLLDQPLVTLVGAARDSAPVYGSGGFTSYSIEQLLRQLGDWLKEGILRAKIKVGRDAIDDVVRVRAARAAIGEQAELFVDANGAYDRKQALAQAERFAEYGVSWFEEPVPYWDIDGLRLCRDRAPAGMEISVGEYAYEPNDLARLLDAQAVDVLQADASRCEGITGLLIADALCEARAVPLSTHCAPSLHAHPACALKRLRHIEYFHDHVRIEHMLFDGALTPRDGALYPDLGRPGCGLEFKHVDARKFAI; translated from the coding sequence ATGTTCACGGTCGGCGCGGCGAGTGGTGCTGCGGTCGAGCAGGTGGCCGTGTCCGCGTACCGCATCCCGACCGACCAGCCTAACGAATCAGACGGGACGCTGGTGTGGGACGCGACGACGCTCGTGCTCGTCGAGGTCAAGAGCGGCGGCGTCACTGGTCTGGGCTATACCTACGCCGACGAAGCCACCGCGCGGCTCATCGATGACACGCTTGCCGACTTGGTGCGCGGAATGGACGCGATGGCAACCGCCGCGAACTGGAAATGTCTCGTTGCCAAGGTGCGAAATCTTGGACGCTCCGGCGTCGCCTCGATGGCGATCTCCGCCATCGACAATGCACTCTGGGACCTGAAAGCACGCCTCCTCGATCAGCCCCTGGTCACGCTGGTCGGTGCCGCGCGCGACAGTGCACCCGTGTATGGGAGTGGCGGCTTCACATCGTATTCGATCGAGCAGTTGCTGCGGCAATTGGGTGATTGGCTGAAGGAGGGCATCCTCAGGGCGAAGATCAAAGTCGGTCGCGACGCGATCGACGATGTCGTTCGCGTTCGCGCCGCACGTGCGGCGATTGGCGAGCAAGCCGAACTGTTCGTCGACGCCAACGGCGCCTACGATCGCAAGCAGGCCCTCGCCCAGGCCGAGCGATTCGCCGAGTACGGAGTGAGTTGGTTCGAGGAGCCCGTCCCGTACTGGGACATCGACGGACTTCGCCTGTGCCGTGACCGCGCGCCCGCCGGAATGGAGATCTCCGTGGGAGAGTACGCCTACGAGCCGAACGATCTCGCGCGTCTCCTCGATGCGCAGGCGGTGGATGTGCTGCAGGCCGACGCGTCGCGCTGTGAAGGTATTACTGGTTTACTCATCGCTGATGCGCTCTGCGAGGCCCGCGCGGTCCCGCTCTCGACACACTGCGCCCCATCGCTGCACGCGCATCCGGCTTGCGCGCTCAAGCGACTTCGGCACATCGAATACTTCCACGATCATGTGCGGATCGAGCACATGCTCTTTGACGGCGCGTTGACCCCGCGAGACGGCGCGCTGTATCCGGACCTCGGTCGGCCGGGATGCGGACTCGAGTTCAAGCACGTCGACGCGCGCAAGTTCGCGATCTGA
- a CDS encoding hydrogenase maturation nickel metallochaperone HypA, with translation MTSNRGGVRASWVPIAGIGGSFPPRIAGAAHQCASLGAHDAGTGDYMHELSIAMSLVDLAAEEAERRGAQRVNAVHLRLGPLSGVVGDALRFSFEIAANGTAIDGARLIIVETPIVAHCSRCAVDREIPSAQMLCCPACGTPTPNVIRGSELELFAMELEGDVATHR, from the coding sequence ATGACTTCAAACCGGGGTGGCGTTCGTGCAAGTTGGGTACCCATCGCGGGAATCGGCGGGAGTTTTCCGCCTCGAATCGCGGGCGCAGCGCACCAATGTGCTTCTTTGGGCGCACATGATGCAGGTACAGGCGACTACATGCACGAACTGTCGATTGCAATGAGCCTCGTGGACCTTGCGGCCGAGGAGGCCGAGCGCCGCGGCGCGCAACGCGTGAACGCAGTGCATCTGCGTCTCGGCCCGCTCTCCGGCGTGGTCGGCGACGCGCTGCGTTTCTCGTTCGAGATTGCCGCGAACGGAACAGCGATCGATGGCGCGCGACTCATCATCGTCGAGACGCCGATCGTCGCCCACTGTTCGCGTTGCGCCGTCGACCGGGAGATTCCCTCGGCGCAGATGTTGTGCTGTCCAGCATGCGGCACGCCGACGCCTAACGTGATTCGCGGCTCCGAGCTGGAGCTCTTTGCGATGGAGCTCGAGGGAGATGTCGCCACGCATCGTTGA
- the hypB gene encoding hydrogenase nickel incorporation protein HypB: MSPRIVEIRQNILKQNDLLARELRRRYAEAGVYVVNLVSGPGSGKTALLEATLSALKRDHAVAALTGDLATDNDARRLARSGAPVRQICTGTVCHLDAKMIEESLAEWELDALRFLFIENVGNLVCPASYDLGESLRVVLLSVTEGEDKPLKYPTLFHSADVAVITKCDLADAVGFDRSVAYDNLGRVSPTIRVFETSARTGEGVAQWLQYLESCAQLVGRPLSSAPAEQ, encoded by the coding sequence ATGTCGCCACGCATCGTTGAGATCCGACAGAACATCTTGAAGCAGAACGATCTGCTCGCGCGCGAGCTCCGGCGACGCTACGCGGAGGCGGGCGTCTACGTCGTGAATCTCGTGTCGGGTCCCGGATCGGGAAAGACGGCGTTGCTCGAGGCGACGCTCTCGGCGCTGAAGCGTGATCACGCCGTTGCCGCACTTACGGGCGACCTCGCGACAGACAATGACGCACGCCGCCTCGCCCGCTCGGGCGCGCCCGTGCGACAGATCTGTACCGGAACCGTGTGCCATCTCGACGCGAAGATGATCGAGGAATCACTCGCGGAATGGGAGCTCGATGCCCTTCGATTCTTGTTCATCGAAAACGTCGGCAATCTGGTGTGCCCGGCCAGCTATGACCTTGGTGAGAGTCTTCGCGTTGTCCTTCTCTCAGTGACCGAGGGCGAAGACAAGCCGCTCAAGTATCCGACCCTCTTTCATTCCGCCGACGTTGCCGTGATCACAAAATGCGATCTCGCGGACGCCGTCGGCTTCGATCGCTCGGTGGCCTACGACAATCTCGGCCGCGTCTCGCCCACGATCCGCGTGTTTGAAACGTCGGCGCGGACGGGCGAGGGCGTTGCTCAATGGCTTCAGTATCTGGAGTCCTGTGCCCAGCTCGTCGGCAGGCCGCTCTCGAGTGCGCCAGCCGAGCAATGA
- a CDS encoding ABC transporter permease, with the protein MFTLESLRYDLRYAARALRTAPGYTFAVIITLAIGIGASTAIFSMVNGVLLRRLPVGVGNRLVHITQPSAQSEDDGFSVLEVKDLNEQVRTMSAVAEYHSMFFQLYGHGDPLRVQTGVVSDRFFTMLGVKPLLGRTFVPGEDAVGAPPVVVLSYKFWMDQFFGDPSIVGATFTMNDKIHRVVGVLPPLPSYPNENDIWMPAGACPFRSSPMMMNTRDHRMVGAFAVLKPGMTLERAQAEVAALSARFHGAYPADYPAQQRLHFALIDARDEMTNRAKPILYLLFATAGFLLLAAMANVANLSLARQLRRAREMALRVALGADQARLYRQLSFESLVLALAGGGLGVALATSGIGMLRSIATRLTPRADEIHIDATALAFALALSLVIALAVAAVPFLRVLRQNRFAAALRQGNTASVGSRGDLRMRNMLVVGQVAIAFVMLVGAGLIGRSLFELERVDAGIDVHNVLTAQLSFNFSRYNTGAKVSAVDEALLRRVDGLPSVSSVAMASTLPLNGAQQTQLSFEIEGIAPSSGVQLPHAEAIAISPGYFRTVGIPLLRGRDFTLADRDTLAPPVLLGARLVQTYWGGHDPIGTRISPDSGKHWLTVIGVVGDVRQRRLDADITDEIYAPMLGSPTGNVRIFLRTLGPRPAILAALRAAVRDVDAQTPISNVQTLEEIRGAQLAEPRLTTTLIAAFAAFALLLTATGLAGVIGYSVTQRLPEIAVRMALGADAPRVLRLVMRQGLAIVVIGVVVGCGVALLASRLVTNLLFHVQPTDAATYSLVAGVLLLAASASCWLPSRRALRVDPAQLLRAGG; encoded by the coding sequence ATGTTCACGCTCGAGAGTCTCCGATACGATCTTCGCTACGCAGCGCGCGCACTCCGCACGGCGCCCGGGTACACGTTCGCCGTCATCATCACACTGGCGATCGGAATTGGGGCGAGTACGGCCATCTTCAGCATGGTGAATGGCGTCCTCCTGCGCCGGCTCCCGGTTGGTGTCGGCAATCGGCTCGTACACATCACGCAACCCTCGGCGCAATCCGAAGACGATGGCTTCAGCGTGCTCGAGGTCAAGGACCTCAACGAGCAGGTGCGCACGATGAGCGCTGTTGCCGAATACCACAGCATGTTCTTTCAGCTGTACGGCCACGGTGATCCGCTCCGTGTGCAGACCGGCGTCGTCTCCGATCGATTCTTCACGATGCTCGGCGTCAAACCACTGCTCGGTCGCACATTCGTGCCGGGCGAAGACGCCGTCGGGGCGCCACCAGTCGTCGTCCTGAGTTACAAGTTTTGGATGGACCAGTTCTTCGGCGATCCCTCGATTGTCGGCGCGACGTTCACGATGAACGATAAGATACACCGCGTCGTCGGCGTCCTGCCGCCCCTCCCGAGTTATCCTAACGAGAACGACATCTGGATGCCTGCCGGTGCCTGTCCGTTTCGCTCGTCACCAATGATGATGAATACGCGCGATCATCGGATGGTGGGCGCGTTCGCGGTGCTGAAACCGGGTATGACGCTCGAGCGCGCGCAAGCCGAGGTCGCGGCCCTCAGCGCGCGGTTCCACGGCGCCTATCCAGCGGACTATCCTGCCCAGCAGCGGCTGCACTTCGCGTTGATCGACGCGCGCGACGAGATGACGAATCGGGCGAAGCCAATTCTTTACCTCCTCTTTGCGACGGCAGGTTTTCTTCTCCTGGCGGCGATGGCCAACGTCGCTAATCTGAGTCTCGCACGGCAGCTGAGACGCGCACGCGAAATGGCGCTCCGCGTCGCGCTCGGCGCGGATCAAGCACGGCTCTATCGGCAGCTGAGCTTCGAGAGCCTGGTCCTTGCCCTAGCCGGCGGCGGACTCGGTGTGGCGCTCGCGACGAGTGGCATCGGCATGCTGCGTTCGATAGCGACGCGACTCACGCCACGCGCGGACGAGATTCACATCGATGCGACGGCACTCGCGTTTGCCCTCGCGCTGTCACTCGTAATTGCCCTCGCGGTGGCCGCGGTGCCCTTCCTCCGGGTCCTTCGACAAAACCGCTTCGCCGCCGCGCTTCGTCAGGGCAACACTGCCTCCGTGGGATCGCGTGGTGATCTCAGGATGAGGAATATGCTCGTCGTCGGCCAGGTGGCGATCGCGTTCGTCATGCTTGTCGGCGCGGGCCTCATTGGCCGCAGTCTCTTCGAGCTCGAGCGCGTCGACGCCGGAATCGACGTGCACAACGTGCTGACGGCACAACTGTCGTTCAATTTCTCCAGGTACAACACTGGGGCGAAGGTGAGCGCGGTGGACGAAGCGTTGTTGCGGCGCGTGGACGGACTGCCGAGCGTCTCGTCCGTCGCGATGGCGAGCACGCTGCCTCTCAACGGGGCCCAACAAACGCAGCTCAGCTTCGAAATCGAGGGCATCGCCCCCTCCAGTGGCGTGCAGCTCCCTCACGCCGAGGCGATCGCGATCAGCCCGGGATACTTCCGTACCGTCGGCATACCGTTGCTGCGAGGGAGGGATTTCACGCTCGCGGACCGCGACACGCTCGCGCCGCCCGTCCTCCTGGGCGCCCGACTCGTGCAGACGTATTGGGGTGGCCACGACCCGATCGGGACGCGCATCTCGCCCGATAGCGGGAAACACTGGCTCACGGTGATCGGCGTCGTCGGCGACGTGCGGCAGCGTCGATTGGACGCGGACATCACCGACGAGATCTACGCACCGATGCTCGGCAGCCCGACGGGGAACGTTCGCATCTTCCTGCGCACGTTGGGGCCCCGGCCGGCGATTCTCGCGGCGCTTCGGGCAGCCGTGCGTGATGTCGATGCCCAAACGCCGATTTCGAATGTACAAACGCTCGAGGAGATTCGGGGTGCTCAGCTCGCCGAGCCGCGCCTAACGACGACCCTCATCGCCGCGTTCGCCGCCTTCGCGCTGTTGCTCACCGCGACCGGGCTCGCCGGCGTCATCGGCTACTCGGTGACGCAACGCTTACCAGAGATTGCGGTTCGGATGGCGTTAGGCGCCGATGCCCCCCGCGTGCTCAGGCTCGTTATGCGACAGGGCCTCGCGATCGTCGTCATCGGTGTCGTAGTCGGGTGCGGCGTGGCCCTCCTCGCAAGCCGCCTCGTGACGAATCTCCTATTTCACGTCCAGCCGACTGACGCCGCGACGTACTCGCTGGTGGCCGGCGTGCTGCTGCTCGCAGCCAGTGCTTCGTGCTGGCTGCCCTCGCGTCGTGCGCTGCGAGTCGACCCCGCACAGCTTCTTCGCGCCGGAGGCTGA
- a CDS encoding DJ-1/PfpI family protein — protein MTRRIGFLGFEGIQATDLVGPADAFRSDAFATAGIEGNGSTAYEVVVIGLSKRQFTSSSGITFRADTTIPTAMALDTLIVPGGTGLRRHGVAERAAQWIASRARDIRRIATVCTGIYGVAPTGLLDGRRVTTHWSACADIARRFPALRVDADALYIKDEKFYTSAGITAGVDLALALIEEDHGAEAALSVAREMVVFLKRPGGQSQFSDLLQFQTRASDRFRDIGAWIQTHLANDLSVETLAARAYLSPRQFARAFRDEFGTTPGAFVEAARLSEASRRLTNGGRRLSIEAIGRSVGYASEDVFRRAFERCFGVTPTSYRSRFASSATRRPHS, from the coding sequence ATGACCCGTCGTATCGGATTTCTTGGCTTCGAGGGAATCCAGGCCACGGACCTCGTGGGGCCGGCCGACGCGTTCCGCTCGGACGCCTTTGCCACGGCAGGCATCGAGGGCAACGGGAGCACGGCATATGAAGTCGTCGTCATCGGACTGTCGAAGCGGCAGTTCACCAGCTCGAGCGGCATCACGTTCCGCGCGGACACGACGATTCCAACGGCGATGGCGTTGGACACGCTCATCGTTCCTGGGGGCACCGGTCTCCGCCGACATGGTGTCGCCGAACGCGCGGCGCAGTGGATCGCAAGTCGTGCTCGCGACATTCGACGGATCGCCACGGTGTGCACGGGCATTTACGGCGTCGCGCCAACCGGACTCCTCGACGGCAGGCGCGTCACGACCCATTGGAGCGCGTGCGCCGATATCGCGCGGCGCTTCCCCGCGCTGCGAGTCGACGCGGACGCGCTGTACATCAAAGATGAGAAGTTCTACACCTCGGCCGGTATCACGGCCGGTGTCGATCTCGCCTTAGCGCTGATCGAGGAAGATCACGGCGCGGAGGCGGCTCTCAGCGTCGCGCGCGAGATGGTCGTGTTCCTGAAACGACCCGGAGGACAGAGCCAATTCTCGGATCTGCTCCAGTTTCAAACACGTGCGTCCGATCGCTTTCGCGACATCGGTGCATGGATTCAGACACATCTGGCGAACGATCTATCGGTTGAAACCTTGGCCGCGCGAGCCTATCTCAGCCCGCGGCAGTTTGCGCGCGCTTTCCGTGACGAGTTTGGCACCACGCCTGGCGCTTTCGTCGAGGCGGCTCGCCTGTCGGAGGCGAGCCGCCGCCTAACGAATGGCGGCCGCCGACTGAGCATCGAAGCCATCGGCCGCTCTGTTGGATACGCGAGCGAGGATGTCTTTCGCCGCGCATTCGAACGCTGCTTTGGTGTCACCCCAACGAGCTACCGGAGCCGCTTCGCCTCTTCGGCCACGCGGCGTCCGCATTCCTGA